From Punica granatum isolate Tunisia-2019 chromosome 1, ASM765513v2, whole genome shotgun sequence:
TGATATTAGAAGTACCGCTATCTTATAGTTAAAACCAGGATAATGAATAACCGTTTGACAGGTAATAATGAAATAATCACCTACGTGCAGAGTTGCCCATCGGGGTAAAAAAAATGTGGGTTGATTTTCCATTTAGGTGGTCCATCAGTGCATGTATCtcttaaataaagtctcacttttcaatcttgtgaatgaagaatATCTACAATTGAAAGAACTTTACCCCCATGAGCCAACTCGACTCAAAACTAAATTAGTCAGGGCCCATTAAATTTGCGAAGAGCAAGTGGTACGCACTAAAATGTTAACCGAAATAATTGGCCAACATGAAAAACCAAAAGCAAATAAGAGCTGGACTGGATGAAGGTTTGCTAAGACAATTGCATAAAAggttcaatattttttataaatgaaaactTCATTTCAGAGTTAATCACTTATTATAGGAAAAAGCATATGATTTCAAATCTTTGTAAATATGAGTCTCGTGGGCCATTTTGCTAAAATTTGCTTTCCTTTCACCCGGTATATTTCAAATACGCATATGAGAAAGGTTGAGGTGGCTCACCATCGATCACCTCGACCTCTATAGAGGTCACCATTGAGATCAATTTCTTCTACTGGCCTTTGCCATAAATCTGATTGCTAAGTTATGAGTCATGCGGCCTTTCTCTTTGTCGCATCTAGCGATTACTTTTAAGAATTTAGTACTCATAATTTTCACAGTACTTTAAAATTTATCCGTTGCAATGTCAGGGGAAAATGGTAAAAGTTAACTAAGAATTAACTAGGTCCAACATTTAAAATTGTTTATATGtgttctttaaattattggaatttttcaagcaactatatctatattaataCTCGagttaactaattaattaatagctCATAGAAAGGGAAATTCGGGCAAGACAATTATTCTACTAAACAGGGATTATTCAGTTGCCTAGCCAACTATTTAACAAGAGCAATGCTATTTTGTCCGATTCGCATCTGCTCTCTCACGTGGCATTTCTGTAAATTCAAGAAGAACAAGTGACAGTTTCATGGACAGAGACAGATCGGAGGATCTTCCTCCGAAAGTGTTCAGAGGAAAATAATTACTGACTTAATAAACATCGAAAGGGTTGCATGTTGATCCAGCAGCCCAGAACGGTCGGGAATCGGGATCCGTCCGGCTATATATATAGGACTCGATAAATTCCCCTACTAAACACATAGAAATCTAAACTATTCATGATTAGTTCCTTTTTCTACTGATATCTCCCATTCACTAGAAGGGATTCAAAGAGAGTCGAACCCTAGCTAGGAAGGTACGTTCTGTAGTCCCCAGACGGCCTCCTGTTTGTCTCATTTTGAACACTGATGGTTCCTTTCCGGGCAAGTCGGGTTATATCATCTGATGTGTTTAGTAGGGGAATTTATCGAGTCCTTTTTCTACTGATATCTCCCATTCATCAGAAGGGATTCAAAGAGAGTCGAACCCTAGCTAGGAAGGTACGTTCTATAGTCCCCAGACGACCTCCTGTTCGTCTCATTTTGAACACTGATGGTTCCTTTCCCGACAATCCGTGTTATATCATCTGAACTGAAATATCGACGTATGAGTCCTGTGAGATCCAAAAGGTCATATCACCTGCATTTTGTCCTTCCCTTCTAGTATGGATTTAAACCTCTGCACGCGTTTTGACAATAAGAAAAGCACTCAAGCAGCTGGTTTGCTGCGAAGATATAGAGATTTCTTCGTAGATATTCATCTTCCATCCCTCCATATGGCTCAAGTTCGATACCAACATGCTCACAAAGAATCAAACGGTCTATTTCATTGGTTATGGTTAGCCGCATCGAAAGTACACAGCGTTTTGGATTTTGTTGCGTGAATATAACACTAACACCTGCCTAGGACATTAGACGAACGAATGCTTTCTCCTCTACTCGACTCTAAACTTTCTTCCCTTATCGCATCTTTATTGTTTTTGGGATGTTTTGAACAATGGTCTGCAGTTGGTAAGACCCTCTTCTAATGAGTATCTACATTCTACATGTGATgttatcaaaaagaaaaatcgaaaTCTATTTatactgaaaattaaatttttttttttttgggttcaaCTTTCAGGTCTCCCGAGACACTAATCAACGAGTCAGAAATTCATCGTATTCAACATCAGTGAGATTAGCCTAATTCTAGCCTAACGTGTCATAGTAGAGAccatttaagattttctcgTCAATGTGACCATCGAATTGAGTGCCCCCAGCACCGATGTTCGGTTTCTATAGCTATAATTGACAGAAAAATTTCCAGTTTTCCGCCTCTGACATAGAAAATGTCCATTTATTTCTCATGCCTGGAAGACTAACCCGCATGATGCCCAACTTTTTAGTAGCACATGACATGATCCCTACAAACAGAAAATCTTCTAACCAGTTCTACTCGCTATCAATCCCTCCAAAACAACCCAATCCAGAGGTCCTGCCCGTCCCGGCCCTGCATGCCGGTCGACTGACTTCGGATATGTGCTGACAAGAAACTTGGGTTTCTTACAAAATCAGGGACAAGCGCAAATAATTAAATGTGATCAAAATTAAGGGGCCATGACCAGTCAAATGCAAACACAAGCTCTAGTACCACATTAATTCCCCAACCATCGTGGCAAACCAACTGCGCTCGCGTGTTCCATGCCCTTAAACCTTTCATCACATATGAAACACGAAGATGTTGAAGATTTAACACATTATcagtatcaaaataaaacTCCTAACATGCGACGATCATCAGAGAGGGAAGCCCCCCCAATATATTTACCCTCAACTCTTAAAAAAACTATTACAAAAAAACTAAAGAGGGCAAACTGATACAAACACaacatagagagagagagtgggtcCCATTGAGAGCTACAACTAATTTGGTCCCGGCCAAAGACTGAAACGCACCACCTCGAGTGTGAGGATCATCTGCTCCGCGGCACTGGAAGGGTTGGGACGAGGGGCAATTAGATTCTGACACGTAGCAAGGCATTTATCACAGCTGAATCCACCGTGCGAGTTGCGTGGGGTTAACAATCCCCGGGATGTGGGCCCCCTCCGTCTTCAAGATACTCGCCACCTCAGCGTAGCTCCCGTGGTCCTTCCTCCCGCTCGGCTCCGCCTCCGGCTTCGTCCTCTTCGCCTCTGCCAGCCCGGGCCCCACCTGGACCGCCTCTGCCCGGGCGGGGTCGAGCCTCTGCCCGAGCAGCGTCCCCCTCGTCAGGAACTCGTAGGCCATGTAGCCGGCCAGGAGCCGGTTGTCCTGGGGCGGCTTGGCCGCTGCTTGAGCAGGCGCCGGAGGATGAGCCGACGGCTTCGCTGCGGTGATGGCTTCGGGACAGGCAAGCAGAGATTCTCTCTCCTTGCGCTTCCTGGAAGCGACAGGTGTCAAGATCCTACGGGGCTGGAAACTCATCTCCTGGAACGATTACCGCCACGTGGCAGAGCGGGGGAGGGGCAAAAAGGAGAAAGCACTTCAGGAGCAGGGGTAAAGTAGTAAATTGAGTGGACCGGATATCCGGGGTAAAACTGTCAAATCGGCCTCATCTGAAGAGGCGGAAAACGTCCAGAATGGGGGGTTTCacgagaaaaaggaaaaaataatataaaaatattaattcatttaagaaaaataataatttttttgaaatatatatatatatatattggaaggGAAAAGTTACTAATGTAATAAAGCCGGAAAATAAATTTGGAACGGACaggaaattgaaaagaaaagcgACGGGAAGGGGTTAGTTAAAGAGCGGAGACGTGACGAGCAATCAGATCCAGAAATCAGTGGCCGGTGGCCGGAGACGGCGGCGGATCTAGATGTACGGGCGGCCGAGGGAGGGGGGCCACGGACGGAAGGGACACCGTAGGACAGAGAACGGGGAACAGATAGGGAGAGGGAGGaagggagaaagagaggacAGAAGAACGGAGGGACGGAGGGAGAAATGAGAAGAAAGTGACGAAAAGAAGCGGTTCATGTATATATAGGGTTTGTTGTTCTGGGAGTGCCCCTCGTGTTTGGGATTAATTACCGGGAACGCCATTGAGAAAATGTGGTTTGACGTGCTTGCCCTCAGGGGCAGTTTCGGAAATTGAGTGTCCTCTCTTTTTCCTCCGCTTTCTCCCTCGATTCCTTGTTCCGTTCGTCATTTTCCACAACCATAGATCGGATTCATCTTTTAATTTAGAAGAAATTATCGCGTGGACCGTGATCGCGAGTAGCGGGAGTAAGACCATAGAAGATAAGGTCTCATCAGGCTGATCGTTTATGCGAAGTAACGAACGCATGTCTGTGATATACGATACGGTAGAAATGACGCATTGATATTTTCCTGCTGAATTTTGCAAAtcttaattttgaaatcaCATGATGATATTATGGAGATCTTGAAACAACATGCTAGCTTATCTAGAGGGACCCTTATACAAGGGGGAGAAAAAAACTGAGAAAAGATGGGAGTtgggcaaaaaaaaatcaaattaatttgcTTGGAAATTCCTCACATTTTCCTttgttcaattttcttttccaaaattGCATTCATATATGCCTACACTATCTGTAATTCATCAATTATGCTTTAATCTTCAGGGTTAGTTCTATAGTATCACTATTTACAACATGCAATGGCCGAGATCGATTCTGATTGCTGACCAATTAAATTGGTCCGACGACTAGGAGCGTATGCAATAACTAATCGGAGCTATCGTGCAAGCTTTCTTATCCTTTTCTTAGGGTATATAATTTCCTGCAAATCAATTTGGAGTTTGGCAAGGGACCTAATTGTTCGATATGATATAAGAttagataaaaattaaaatcactACCACCTAATACTGTCATTTCATTGAAAAAACCAACGcgtcaaatcaaattaaatgatcCAAATGAGAAAGTAATGTAATTAAGGTAAACAAACATAATGATTACTAAAGAAATCATAAGCATTCCCTCAAATTAACTTCCATATAAACATGTCTCAGTAGATTTACATAGTAATTACTGAAATAACAATACTAATTTCACATTGTGGGTAGAGAACCAAATTAATTTGGAAGTTCAACAAGTGAAGTCTTTGTTgttgtagttttttttttctccccctGGATAAGTCTGCATTTCTTCTACCTTCCGCATCAACTTCACTAAGGCAGCCAATTTGTTCAACAAAACTTGTTATTCAGTGTACAACATTAATCGTTAAAAAATGTTCTCAGAGTGCATATTCTCGGTATTTTTCTTCGGTAGATACATCTTCGTTGTTCCAATTAAAAACGTCCTGATTTTTACTCTTATTTTTGGCAATATTCATAAATAATCCCGACGCTCCTCTTGACATTTCATTCGGAAGACAGAAGACATTTCTCATAGAATATGTCTACATTGATCTCCAGGAAGTGtgcaaaataaatttacttaTCCAAGTCTCTATCCTGCTTTATCGATGAGGTGGTCGGGCTATAATACGTTTTTGGTGATCCGAATTCTTTTTCTAATCGATTGAAAAGTAGATATACAGGAAGGTCTACGGACTCGGGCTCGAGGCCCATAATGTCCAGTTGTGTGCTTTGGTGGGCTTATACGGCATTCATAATTTCTTGCACTCGACTTCAACCATCGGTCCAACTCGGTCCGACCGGGATTCGATGTTTAGCATAGCGAGGCTCCAAGGCCGCTTTACGTTCTTGTTGTCCAAGCTTTGGAATTCTGCGGCACAACAGATGTGGTATTTGATCAACTAACCGGTTTTTATAATCGAGGTTTCAAAATTCCTCCTCAGATCATCGCTCGTGGAGGTTCCATACATGCACTTGAATGATATATGATTTTGTTCATGTGTTGTTAATGAGGCTGCCATTTGCATACATTGTTTGTTCATGAGGGTCAAGCGATGCAGCGTGCTCCGGCTTGCCGGAGAAATCATGAGATTTATGTTCTTCAACGAATCAATGTCATTTACTTCCACTagtttttttatcttaaatattagaaaaggaaaaagaataaaagaaaattttatataaagcTGTCAAAATCtacatttttattaaaaaagaaatcactTTAAGATGGGGGAATCCAATCTCATTTCTCAAATCAGCCAAGCACGAGAAAAAATAACCAGTAGATAAGTATGGTCCAACCTCCATACAACTAGGGATTCTCCTACCAGGATCAATTTgtgtgtttctttttttttaattatgtataataaaaaattcacaatacATCAAATAACTTTTCGGACCCACGTGATACGCCAACTAGCACCCAATCAATCAgtcaatcaattataatatatagaaacCGGGGGTGGCATGTGAAACCGCTACGACGTTAAGTTTAAACTCTCAGCTCGTGATGGATTGTCTTCTCGATTAATTGGACTTGAAGTACTTAAATTTCATGCTAGATTCGTTTATTTATTCACTTTTTATCCTAGAGCATAATGGGTTATTCTCTATTGAAACAACCTTGTCGAATTTTGAATATatagtaaatatttttcttgaaaatttttaaaaaaaagttctgATAATGAATATATCAAAAGCAATCACAAATAATTATTctagatattaaaaaaaatccatagTCGAATAAACTaaagtttattaatttttcatacatTTGGGAAACGCACGGCCTGTACCCAGTTATAAGTGGAAAATTAGGATGATGaggtaaagaaaaaatatgtggCAAATTAGGAATTATAGGCCCATAGATGGGCAAAAGTGATATCCTTCAAATTGGATTGGATTGGATTGGATCAGATTCAGCCCACAATGAAATCCTTCAAATTCACTTGATAAGTCcatatatatccaactcaacgATGTGGTCCAGTAAGCTCAGCACCCAGGACTTGTTTCACGGTTCTTGGTTCAACCGTTCACGGACTCTGGGTTTCATGAAGAGGGCCCCGAGACTCGAGGTATCGGTTCATGGGGTCGTGGGATGCTCATCGATTGGAATCGTCTCTAGTTCGTTTGGTTTCGGAATTGGAATGGTATTCAATTCCATTCCAGTCTAATATGGACAAAAgtaaatattatatgtatataatacataggaaaattttattattaaaatattgattgtaataatgatagaaaaaaacatatgtgaaaaattattattaaattagagaaaaatataaaaaaaatcatatatatatatatagatgtgaaaattattataaaaatattggtTGTAATAATGTTgtagaaaagagaaaattaccAAATACACCATGAAAGATTGACTATACATTAAATTGAacctcaaaattttttttacatcccATAAACCCTTGGCTATTATAAAGCACATGTGAGGAGCCCTACCGTGTGGCTTTTGTCAAGAAATGAACGGAATCGTCCAACGTTGCATTGTTTGTTGTTTGTTTCTTTCTCTCCctgttttttgaatttcttcatGTTGTTTTTCCCTTCCATATGTCCTCTGTCCGATCTCGAGAGGGAAACGAAGAGATATTAGGTAGGATTTTGCCATTAAGGGAGCAGATCATGCAAGTGATAGAGAAACAAACAATAAACAATACCACGTAGGATAATTCCGTTCATTTTTACACGGAAGTCACATGGAAGGGCTCCTCACATGTGCTTTATAACGATTAAGGGTTTAtgagatataaaaaaaatttcgagtTTCAATTTGTtgtacaattaattttttaaggtGTATTTGGTAGTTTTTTTCTTAGAAACAGTATGagtaagaatttattattaaatgagaggaaaagataaaaataataataattatgtcgcagcattgattaaaaaaaatagaatgaaACGGAGTGTAGTAGAATTTGATTTCAAAAACAAATGCCACCTATGATTCTAAATCTGGTCTTTGGTTTCTGGaacttctccttttttttttccagcaaGTCACTATCCTAATTGGTCCAAACGATTTCTTTTAGTAATATTAGCAAATAGAACTAATCTCTGTTTTCTAaaacttccttttcttttttctttttttaacacACTTGCCCAATTGGTCCAACAATATTTCTCTAACTTAATTCATTCAAAGAGTTACTGATATTTAGAAATAAAATCGGATGAAGAAAAAGTTCAGGAAGTATACTAAATAAATCAGTCTTTTTCTATTGATCAGAGCAcaaaaaagtttatttctttttttctctcaaacgGTAATGAGGACCTTTCATTGATATATAAACGGATACAGCGATCCATTGCAAAAATGAATACAAGAGGAAAATATCCGAGCTAAAATTACAAGAGCGAATATATTAATTGACCCGCCAAGCTAGCTACAGAGGAAAACAAATGTGAAGTTACATCGAGTAAGAACAATTACAATTGTAACTAGTCTTCTTATAACCAATAATCTCAGTCAGCTATCTTCATGCAACAATTCACCATGGACCCAAGTGAAAACTGAGAAAGGGATCCTCAATTCagtccactaatccatggcaaATTTATATCTCTGTTTCGGGAGGTAGATCAAAAAGGATGACTTGGGTTGGTATCCAAGAGTAGGATCCCATTATAGATAACAACTCTTAGATAGTCAAACCTAAGGAACTAAAACAGCTAAAAAGTTAAGCGGCTAAAGCTCCATAAATCGATTCAAACCTGTGAGCATCAATCAATCTTAATCAACCTAACCCTGATAATCCTATCTCAAGACAATCAAACCTAAGGAACTAGAGTAGCTAAGCGGCTACAGCTCCATCGATTGGTTCAAACTAGTGACTGTCAACAGGAGAGCCGAACTTGTTCAAATCATCAACAAAAAAGttgatttctattttttggaGCTACTTTATCCTGCATCAATTTATGTGCCCAATAGGACCAAACATACATATACAACATTTGAGAGGATGAGCTGCGAAAATCAAACTTTAGAGAGATTAAGGCGCGAAATTCAAACATATATAGTGGGATGGTATTTGGTGAAAATTAATCTTTAGTGGGGTGAAATTGAAAACGGGGGACGGCAAATCATCTTAATAAACTAAAACTATTGGACATAGATACCATGTATCACCACcatgttttttcctttttttttattgttatttgccacaaatattttatcattatttGCCACAATTTATAAAAAGAATGGGAtaggttttttcttttctttttaaaaataaattaaaccttttttttctttttttaagtttaATGTATCACCTAATATTCGGAAGTGCGACTAATTTAGGTTTGAGCGAGCTCGATCTATTAAGGGATTAACCTCTCCTCATCGTGAATTTCTCTAACCACATGACTCGCACCTGTTGTCTTACCTAAGGATTATAAGCGCTAACTCGCCTAAAACCAACCAACATTGATATTTGTTTATAAGCGCAAACTCACCTAAAACCAACTAACGTTGATATTTGTGACTAATCTAAATagtctctttttatttgtgacTTTTTGGTGTATACCAGTTGATATTTGAAAGTCCTTTACATCCGATTAATCTATATTCGAGCGAGGTCAACTCACTAAtggataaattattttattttttaagctATTTAAGTAGTCTCTTTAATATATGATGTTAGAAATGTCCTTCACTTTTATGGTGAATCTAATGTTAGATTAACATATTAACAGAAAATAATTCTTATTTGGGTATTAATATGGTCTTAGCCACGATATGCttttaataaatatcaaaCCTACTGCAAAAATTTCGTCTACCTAAAATTAGCGAAGCACTTAAGACCTATTATATTGCAATTATGATATTCTAATTAGAACAATTGGCACTTTAGTtatgtaatatattaattattacacGAACTACTGATAATAAATCaacaaattcataaaaaatttgaaggacATTTTCCTACCAAACTTTAAGGACAGTATTGCACCCACACAAGTTATGGAAGAAATGTGTATTTATTTTAGCCAAAATTATAAGGCCTGAACTGCAATATTTATGTCTTGACaattccctttttctttcttttcggTAGTGATTGTCTTGACAACTCTCTCTACCTGTCTACCTGTTCGCTGCTCCCTATATGGTATGTCTTTATCGTAACATGCTTATCACTTTCCTTTTTCCCTTCTCGTACAtaaactttttctttaatttcattGCATTAATTGACTTGCCTATACGACTTATATTACTTAGGGTAAATCACACATAAAATTACGAAACTATTTTTTTGGGTCAATCACAAACTTTCATTTCAGTTTCGAATCTGCATCAAATCTACAATGTTGTTAACCTTTCGTCTCTCAATTAATATAGGAATCTTACATCCCACATCTGTCTTCTAGCTAGTGCGGAACTGACACAtcattaaaatatttgaaaaatataaaaattcaaaatcacTAGAGGTGGAATAATGGCTGAGAGACAAAGTGCGTTTGGTAACCAAATAAAGTGTAAGAGTGGTCGCCATCGGCAAGATCACCACTCCCCAGATCAAGAATTCCCAACAAGAGTTTTGGATCTCTCAATCTCGGGAATGGTAGCCAGCCCACAACTcctgaaattttcaaatttgcaAGAGGTCGATTGTCTTTTTTCAGTTACTAGAGAGACCATGAACTTAGTACAATGAGataaaaaatcttaaatatatCTAAGAAAGGGGCACGAGTAGTTTCATTGGAGTATCAAACTTGGAACCTCTTGATCACCAGGTAGGACATGCGTCATTATATAACACCATCTTTGAGTATCAAATTTGCAAGAGGACCATTCTCTTTTAAACCGAGAGAAACAAACGTCATGCACATGTATATGTTATTAGATTGACGACCCAAGAAGGCAATTGTCTTTCCAAAGTTCCGATTGGGTAACATCGTGTAAAATAATACTTGTAGAACATAAATAATTGGTTGTTCAGTGGGAGATAGTGAGGACACTCTCTTATTGAACATTGATGCAATAAATTTCTCAACCACCAAGCACGTGGAAATTAACATTTGCAATCTGCTTACACATACACACACTTATATACATAGgatgcatgagctttcattttgatcttttttttttactttaagcTCTCCCTCTGGCTATTCAGCAcctaatttttattcatttggCCATGTGCAAAGCATTATTATGCTATTCACCCGAACAAAAAGTCGAACGTTATTATGCATTTGAAAGAGAGATCTCAAGGGTTTGGACATGCTTGTTCTTGTGTGTATATGATGCTTTTATGTCTTGCCCATAAATTTGCCACCTAcccttgtatatatatatgtgtgtgtgtgtgtgtgtgtgtgtgtgtgtgtttgttaattaattatactcacgaagatgtatgagatagatttcttttctttaactCAACCGAGCTACCCAGTGATGttgcatctatatatatcttagaCCCAAAACTAAATTTATGTCTAACTTTGATCATCAGTaccttctcttttttctttttttctcttcttttttatttggttaCAACAGTACCTTCTTTTTCGATCTAGCTGTAACATAACGCGATACAGGATAATGACATGGAAGCTGATTTGCTATTGCCATTATAGATATTGTCCTTATATGAAAGGTTGATGGAGTTTCGAACTTTACGGAGAGAGCTGGCAGTTGGCTGGAGTGAAGATAGAGCTAGGACCAATCGATGATTAATTCAATAAGAGTAAGAGATCGTGTCTAGTCTGATTGTCGAAAGCCTTAACAAGATCGCTGCCGTGCTGTTTGTCAAACATATTTGGTGCAGAATATTTGATGACCAGAAAGGAGGATTGCAACACCGACAATTTTCTCTTTCAAAAATCCTTAAGTTCTGACATGGTTATGGCTCAAATTGAGCATTCCGCAGCGAGATTCAGACCAATATGGTTACTAAGGGTTGCTGCACTGGTCGCTCTCCCAATCCCTTtaacttataataaaaaaaattctctttAGTATATGCTTTAAATTTGAACACACTACAtcatatatagtttttttgtAGATACATTGCTTTGGATGAAATTTTGATAGACACTTTATTATATACTAGGCATCGCGCAGGATCAAGAAATTTAGTTATTAGATTATAAAATTGATCAAATATATGTTTATGTTCGCTATCATCAGtaactaataaaatttaatagtacttccatatataaattttaatatccaACTTAAACTTATGACtaacaatgaaaaataaatcaaaatatcggcatgtataaatacatataatttGTTAGAATATATTCTTAAAAGGTAGATTTTTATAAATAGGAGGGAAGGATTTTGTATATACAATAGTTGACAAACTCACATATTAGAAATATGTAAGTTCTGTCTCTTAATTAATATTGGGATTGGGatgttaaaaataagaaatgaaaagaaaacgagtgaaaataaaatcaagTTATACATTTTAgaggtttttattttttatttgtgcaACATATATAAGTATTTGTAATTTCTCATGCAATAGTCGTTATGCATTGTACGTAGATCAAATATCGACTAATTCATTAAGAATGATTATCAGAGCACGTTTCAATATGTCATTTTGAAAAAGTACCAATCAATAACAGTGCTTCGAGACAAACCTTAAGCATCAATGTATTAAGAATTATGAGAAAggtaaaatgaaattattacaAGTTAAGAACAATCGGTTCAACCTCCGATTTgactattatttattattattttaataaattataagtaattctacaattatttaatttaaatttagaaTCATTAATAAAACAGCAATTACAATTCGCAtttgaatttggagatcgTAGTCATGTGACTGTGGGTAgagattataaaatatatatcacaaGTAACACAAATAAGATTGAGAATTGGTATCTCAATATtcaagattttaattttacaaaatcatttttatacaAAGATCAATTTGTAATATGTACATaaatttgaggaaaaaaagttGGGGAAAATATTTCTTGAAATAATTGAATTGGGGTGGTTGAGCAGACAAGTCTATTGGTTTACCTGTTACATTGTCTCCACACTTTTAAAATGACcggaaattaaa
This genomic window contains:
- the LOC116189834 gene encoding uncharacterized protein LOC116189834; this translates as MSFQPRRILTPVASRKRKERESLLACPEAITAAKPSAHPPAPAQAAAKPPQDNRLLAGYMAYEFLTRGTLLGQRLDPARAEAVQVGPGLAEAKRTKPEAEPSGRKDHGSYAEVASILKTEGAHIPGIVNPTQLARWIQL